One window from the genome of Bacillota bacterium encodes:
- the larE gene encoding ATP-dependent sacrificial sulfur transferase LarE has product MSDWQSKQERLIAILREMGSVAVGYSGGVDSTYLMHIAHEALGDRALAVIGDSEAFPAGEIEEARNLAESRGWRYVVVRTHELSNPHFRVNNPDRCYHCKTELFGVIRRVADEHGIQWVADGSHAGDEGDYRPGKRAAAERGVRSPLREAGFTKEDIRQAAQAAGLPNWDKPSFACLSSRFPYGTVITPELLAQVDAAERCLRELGFRQFRVRHHDTIARIEVEKAELARVVELADIIVPRFKEIGYLYVTLDLAGYRTGSLNEPLRKAGLIRTDSIEVATHGR; this is encoded by the coding sequence ATGTCTGATTGGCAGAGCAAACAGGAGCGTTTGATTGCCATTCTGCGAGAGATGGGCAGCGTGGCTGTAGGCTACTCGGGTGGTGTGGATAGCACCTACCTGATGCATATCGCACATGAAGCACTGGGCGATAGAGCCCTGGCAGTCATCGGCGACTCGGAGGCGTTTCCCGCAGGCGAGATCGAAGAGGCGCGAAACCTGGCGGAGTCGCGCGGCTGGCGATACGTGGTGGTGCGCACGCATGAGCTGAGCAACCCGCACTTTCGAGTGAACAACCCCGACCGCTGTTACCACTGCAAGACCGAGCTGTTCGGGGTGATAAGGCGGGTAGCGGACGAACACGGCATCCAGTGGGTGGCAGATGGTTCGCACGCGGGCGATGAGGGCGATTACCGTCCCGGAAAGCGCGCCGCGGCAGAGAGGGGAGTGCGCAGCCCCCTGCGCGAAGCGGGCTTCACGAAAGAGGACATTCGTCAGGCGGCACAGGCGGCGGGTTTACCCAACTGGGATAAGCCTTCGTTTGCGTGCCTTTCCTCACGATTTCCATACGGTACGGTCATCACACCGGAGCTGCTCGCACAGGTGGACGCTGCAGAGCGATGCCTGCGCGAGCTGGGTTTCCGACAGTTTCGGGTACGCCACCACGATACGATTGCACGCATTGAGGTGGAGAAAGCAGAGCTGGCGCGTGTGGTAGAGCTGGCAGACATCATCGTGCCGCGTTTCAAGGAGATCGGCTATCTGTATGTGACACTGGATCTGGCGGGCTATCGCACCGGCAGCCTGAACGAGCCGCTTCGTAAAGCGGGGCTCATCCGCACCGATTCGATCGAGGTAGCAACGCATGGACGTTAA
- the larB gene encoding nickel pincer cofactor biosynthesis protein LarB has protein sequence MDVKALEQLLQAVREGSLSVQDALQQLRALPYENLEFARIDTHRALRVGFPEVVFCQGKTPDQVVAILERLGNRHRKVLATRASPELASMVTERIPRARYHETARILVVGESEPESEIPQDRYVLVVAAGTSDLPVAEEAAVTALEMGSRVERLYDVGVAGLHRLLSQSEKLFAANVLVVVAGMEGALPSVVGGLVSRPVIAVPTSVGYGAHFGGLAPLLTMLNSCAPGVAVVNIDNGFGAGYLAHMINCG, from the coding sequence ATGGACGTTAAAGCCTTAGAGCAGCTGTTGCAGGCGGTGCGCGAGGGTAGCCTCTCGGTACAGGATGCTTTACAGCAGCTCCGTGCCCTGCCTTATGAAAACTTGGAGTTTGCCCGCATCGACACCCATCGGGCACTGCGCGTCGGCTTCCCTGAGGTGGTGTTCTGTCAGGGAAAGACGCCAGATCAGGTGGTGGCGATACTGGAAAGGCTGGGCAACCGCCATCGAAAAGTCTTAGCCACCCGTGCTTCTCCCGAGCTGGCGTCGATGGTGACGGAGCGCATTCCACGCGCACGCTATCATGAGACGGCGCGTATTCTGGTGGTGGGTGAGAGCGAGCCAGAGAGCGAGATACCCCAGGACCGTTATGTGCTGGTCGTGGCGGCAGGGACATCCGACTTGCCTGTGGCGGAAGAGGCAGCGGTCACCGCACTGGAGATGGGCAGTCGGGTGGAACGGCTGTACGACGTGGGGGTAGCAGGCTTACACCGGCTGCTATCGCAATCCGAGAAGCTGTTCGCAGCCAACGTGCTGGTGGTAGTCGCCGGCATGGAGGGGGCTTTGCCCAGCGTGGTGGGTGGTCTGGTCAGCCGACCCGTCATTGCCGTGCCGACCAGCGTGGGTTACGGGGCGCACTTTGGCGGGCTCGCGCCGCTGTTGACCATGCTGAACTCCTGTGCGCCCGGCGTGGCAGTGGTGAACATCGATAACGGCTTCGGGGCGGGCTATCTGGCGCATATGATTAACTGCGGGTAG